Part of the Candidatus Cloacimonadota bacterium genome, TTCATCCAATGCCTTAAGAACAGCAGCTATCTGTTTCTGCTCAACGAGCGATGGCTTCAGTATCAAAGTGGCCTCCAGATCACTCCGGATAATCCCATTGATTGATGTCCCCTGGTTCATCTTCTTGAAGTCCTCAACCAATA contains:
- a CDS encoding restriction endonuclease subunit S, with amino-acid sequence LVEDFKKMNQGTSINGIIRSDLEATLILKPSLVEQKQIAAVLKALDETLKKEQSNQSKYHDLKKGLMAELLTGKVRIK